The Chiloscyllium plagiosum isolate BGI_BamShark_2017 unplaced genomic scaffold, ASM401019v2 scaf_5656, whole genome shotgun sequence region ccacgcttcaggctctctgcctgtattcctgatgaagggcttttgcccgaaacgtcgattttgcctgtcctcggatgctgcctgaactgctgtgctcttccagcaccactgatccagaatctggtttccagcatctgcagtcattgtttttaccgagtgATGATGGCACAGAGTCTCCACACGAATATGGACAGGTAACATGAGTATAGTGATATAGTGCAGGAGAAATGTGGGATTATGCATTTTTGCAGAGATAATCACAGGTCTTCATATTATTTGAATGAACAAAGACACAGAAAACTGCAGTCCAGAGGAGTTGGGGAGTTGGGGAGTTctgatgcatgaatcacaaaaagctagcatccaagttcactgggtaataaggaaggtaaataaaatattggcctttatttcaaagggaatagagggtaagattagggacaGTTTTCTTAAGCTATAGGAACACAGATCAGACCAGAGCTGGGATTCTGTCAGCAGATCGGAGTCCCctatttgaggaaagataaacTGGGGCTAGAGGCGATTGGAGAGAAACGTCACCCAGCTGATCCAGTGTTTGGAGGGAGGAGACTCGTCCTGgactctttggagtttagaagaatgtgaggcaaCGTTACTGAAACATGGGGAAACTGAGAGGGTGGACGCAGCAAGGTTATTTCCCTGTGTGGGAGAGAGTAGGACCAGACAACATAATCTCAGGGTATAGCATTGCTCATTGAagtctcttcactcagagggtactggatctgtggaattctttatcccagAAGGCTGTCAAAGCTGGGTTTTATTAAATGTATTTGGGACttagagagacagatttttaatcaatgaaGGAGTTAaaagttatgggaaaaaggcaggaaagtggaatggaggattatcagatcagccgtgacctcactgaatgggaaagcaggcttgatgggcagaatggctgaCTTTTCTTCGGTATGTTATGATTTCAGGGAGAGGGGAACTCAGGCAGAATTCCTTCTCCTGATCACTATCTAGTCACccctgggttggggagggggaattTACTTGCACAAACACAGTGCCAGGACCGACTGTCTCTCCCTGTCAGACATTTCTGTGTCACTAGTGGAGCCCTGTGTTAAAGTTGCCCTGGTTCAGAGCTATAACAGCGTGATGAAAATTGATGCATCTGAGAGTTCAGACTCGGTCTCAGAGCGGAATATCCTCCAATCTTCTCGTGTGTGATTGCTGCTTGTTTGCAGGATGTGGCTGTGAAGTAATTCTGTCTTGTGTTCCCCATCAGTTAGATAAGTTGGGGCCAGTCCTGGAGAAAATCATGAGCTCTTCCTGTGCCCTGCTGGGAATGAGCCTGGGTCTGGAGACTGAAGCCACCTGCCCGGTCTGCAGTTTAGATGTCAGTCAAGATGCCAGTAACCTGTGTCAACGTTTCCAGAAACTGCAGGATACAGTTAACAACCTTGTAGACTCCACAGAAGGCAAGGTACAGTATTGGGATGGAGCAGGGAAAGCTGCTGCTGTATTAAACAGAATCGACTATTACTTCCACCTTCACTCGACCAGAGCCACCTCCATGGCTCAcaaacaaaacatagaacatagaagattacagcgaggtacaggccctttggccctcgatgttgcgccgatccaagcccacctaacctatactaacccactatcctccatatacctatccaatgcccgcttaaatgcccataaagagggagagtccaccactgctactggcagggcattccatgaactcacgactcgctgagtaaagaacctacccctaacatctgtcctatacctacccccccttaatttaaagctatgcccccttgtaatagctgactccatacgcaggaaaaggttcacactgtcaaccctatctaaccccctaatcatcttgtacacctcaatcaagtcacccctaaaccttcttttctctaatgaaaacagccccaagtgtctcagtctttcctcatacgatcttccttccataccaggcaacatcctggtaaacctcctctgcacccgttccagtgcctccacatccttcctatagtatggcaaccaaaactgcacacaatattccagatgcggccgcaccagagtcttatacaactgcatcatgacctcaggactccggaactcaattcctctaccaataaaagccagtacgccatatgccttcctcaccgcactatttacctgggtggcaactttcagagatctgtgtacatggacaccaagatccctctgctcatccacactaccaagtataagggcgcaggctcagagggccgatgtgtctactcatgcactgtgtagatctttgtggtaaacctccctccgactttccacatcaaacactggtaTGACAGGGTTCGTGTATATTTGGATATTAAGTGAGGCTTCTTCGACATGgtcctcatcaaactctcccaggacagttacGAGATCGTGTTAGATACAGATAATACCTTCctgacactatccccatcaaataatATGTGATATGAATAAAACGGCGTTGGATACAAAGTAATACACGACTAGAGGTCCCCCACCAaaattcccagaacagggacagcattggGTCAGATATGCATTAAATCTTCTTGTCCACCGTCCCTATCAAATACTCCCAAGGCTGGAACAATATGGGTTTAGATACACAGCAGAGCTGCCTCTATACTGTTCCCATCTAACAAACCCATTACAGGGTTAGGAGGGGGTTAAAGGCAGAGGAAatctctctctgtactgtccctcaTTCATCACTCCAATTACTGGGACAGAATGTGACTACGTACAGAGTAAAAAtgtctcgacactgtcctcatcaaactctgCGAGAACAGGGAGAGAACGAGGATTGATACAGCATAAATAGTGCTCTGCACTGtgctcttccctacatacctcaaagccatccattctaattaattgtgactcagtattcacatcggcaacaatgtcctgttcctgagtgaatactgacgaaaagtattcattcagtgtctccccaatctcttcagcctccacacgcaacttcccactactatccttgacatttaggggtaaatgtaggggtccgggtggtttgcgcttcggcgggtcggtgtggacttgttgggccgaagggcctgtttccacactgtaaagtaatctaatctaatctaatctaatctagtccagtacctcagtacctcagtactCCAGTACCCCTGTATCCCAGTACTCCAGTACCCCTGTACCCCACTACCCCTGCACTCCAGTACCACACTACCCCTGCACTCCAGTACCCCACTACCCCTGCACTCCAGTACCCCAGTACCCCTGCACTCCAGTACTCCAGTACCCCAGTACTCCAGTACCCCAGTACTCCAGTACCCCTACACTCCAGTACCCCTACACTCCAGTACTCCAGTACTCCAGTACCCCAGTACTCCAGTACCCCTACACCCCAGTACCCCAGTACTCCAGTACCCCAGTCCTCCAGTACCCCAGTCCTCCAGTACCGCAGAACCCCAGTCCTCCAGTATCCCAGTACTCCAGTACCGCAGTACCCCTGTACCCCTGCACTCCAGTACCCCAGTACCCGAGTACTCCAGTACCCCAGCACTCCATTACCCCAGTACTCCTGCACTCCATTACCCCAGTACTCCAGCACTCCAGTACCCGAGTACCCCAGTACCCCAGTATCCCGGCACTCCAGTACCCCAGTACCCCAGTCCTCCAGTACCCCGGTCCTCCAGTACCCCAGTTCTCCAGTACCGCAGTACCCCAGTCCTCCAGTATCCCAGTACCCTAGTACCCCAGCACCCCAGGACTAGAGGACTCCAGTACCCCAGTCCTCCAGTATCCCAGTACTCCAGTACCCCAGCACCCCAGGACTAGAGGACTCCAGTACCCCAGTCCTCCAGTATCCCAGTACCTGCACCCCTGTACCCCAGTACCCGAGTACTCCAGGACTCCAGTACCCCAGCACTCCAGTACCCCAGTACTCCTGCACTCCATTACCCCAGTACTCCAGTACCCCAGCACTCCAATACTCCAGTACCCCAGCACTCCAGTACCCCAGTACCCCTGCACTCTAGTACCCCAGTACCCCTGCACTCTAGTGCCCCAGTACACCCCCTGCCCTCAGTACCCCAGTACCCCTGCACTCTAGTACCCCAGTACCCCAGAACCCTAGTGCTCCAGTACCCCAGTACTCCACTACCCCAGAACCCCAGTACCCCATTACTCCAGTACCCCATTACCCCAGCAGTCCAATGCCCCTGCACTCCAGTACTCCAGCACTTCAGTACCCCAGTACCCCATTACTCCAGAAGTCCAGTATGCCTGCACTCCAGTACCCCGGCACCCCAGAACTCCAGTACCCCAGTACACCAGAACCCCAGTACTCCAGTACCCCAAAACTCCAGAACCCCAGTACTCCCGTACCCCTGCACTCCAGTACACCAGTACCCAGCATTCCAGCATTCCAGTAACCCTGTACTCCAGTACCCCTGTACTCCAGTACCCCTGTACTCCAGTACCCCAGCACCCCAGTACCCCAGTACTCCAGTACCCCAGTACCCCAGTACTCCAGTACCCCAGCACTCCAGTACCC contains the following coding sequences:
- the LOC122546283 gene encoding glutamine-rich protein 2-like; protein product: CGCEVILSCVPHQLDKLGPVLEKIMSSSCALLGMSLGLETEATCPVCSLDVSQDASNLCQRFQKLQDTVNNLVDSTEGKDLELQTQLQKHILQLQGECERLNTMTSQLLQEDQLHHRNIE